Proteins encoded in a region of the Atopobium sp. oral taxon 416 genome:
- a CDS encoding DNA alkylation repair protein, whose protein sequence is MNEEKDPNRTIDKLERLLPFVDSWAVSDSPAPKSFRKLSPERLKELSRKYMASWHEYTKRFGIFLLMHYPLPDHFRPGHLVWTKDADDGRYYVEMMVGWYVAEALVTQEQTALPFTEKKELPQKTKRIAIQKALDSRRISAAMKKHLRHIRTEL, encoded by the coding sequence CTGAACGAGGAGAAAGATCCCAATCGCACGATAGACAAGCTCGAACGTCTCCTTCCCTTCGTCGACAGCTGGGCCGTCTCAGACTCCCCTGCGCCGAAGTCGTTCAGAAAGCTTTCCCCTGAGCGCCTCAAGGAGCTGAGCAGGAAGTACATGGCATCATGGCATGAATACACGAAACGCTTCGGCATCTTCCTTCTCATGCACTATCCCCTGCCTGACCATTTCAGGCCCGGGCATCTCGTGTGGACAAAGGATGCAGACGACGGACGCTACTATGTCGAGATGATGGTCGGCTGGTATGTGGCAGAGGCTCTTGTCACGCAGGAGCAGACTGCCCTGCCCTTCACCGAAAAGAAAGAGCTTCCCCAGAAGACGAAGCGCATAGCAATACAGAAGGCACTCGACAGCAGGCGGATCTCTGCCGCCATGAAGAAGCATCTGCGACACATCCGCACCGAGCTCTGA
- a CDS encoding flavodoxin domain-containing protein, producing the protein MKCAVRYYSRSGNTRLLAEAIADELGVPAVSVDSPDAKLTGRTDVLFIGGALYVYGLDKKLVSFIQTLDGDTVGRAVLFSTTWLSKHSFDLMKKELEARGVVVAEKTFYAKNKPTSERLKEVKAFADAMAR; encoded by the coding sequence ATGAAGTGCGCAGTCCGCTACTATTCCCGTTCCGGCAATACCCGTCTTCTCGCAGAAGCCATCGCAGACGAGCTCGGTGTGCCGGCAGTGTCTGTTGACAGCCCTGATGCGAAGCTCACAGGACGCACCGATGTCCTCTTCATAGGAGGTGCCCTCTACGTCTATGGCCTTGACAAGAAGCTTGTCTCCTTCATCCAAACGCTTGACGGCGATACGGTGGGACGTGCAGTTCTCTTCTCCACGACCTGGCTCTCGAAGCACTCCTTCGACCTTATGAAGAAGGAGCTCGAGGCACGCGGCGTCGTGGTTGCAGAGAAGACGTTCTATGCGAAGAACAAGCCGACGTCTGAACGCCTGAAGGAAGTCAAGGCCTTCGCGGACGCTATGGCGCGCTAA
- a CDS encoding glutaredoxin — MSSNLELYIKNGCPWCHKVLSFMEANDIELPLHNIDESEADREHLIEVGGKRQVPCLFIDGKALYESSDIIDYLKEHVVEGEVAEPTPAADPAPAAGAHCTLDGHCSF; from the coding sequence ATGTCTTCGAATCTCGAGCTTTACATCAAGAATGGCTGCCCCTGGTGCCACAAGGTTCTCTCCTTCATGGAGGCAAACGACATCGAGCTGCCGCTCCACAACATCGACGAGTCCGAAGCTGACCGCGAGCACCTGATCGAGGTCGGCGGCAAGCGCCAGGTGCCCTGCCTCTTCATCGACGGCAAGGCCCTCTACGAGTCTTCTGACATCATCGACTACCTCAAGGAGCACGTCGTGGAAGGCGAGGTTGCAGAGCCAACCCCTGCCGCAGATCCTGCTCCTGCAGCCGGCGCGCACTGCACGCTCGATGGCCACTGCAGTTTCTAA
- a CDS encoding Cna B-type domain-containing protein, with the protein MSRIFDKAQKMLEDNRHKHSWHGAAGALGIVFAAAVAVLLVGTAVALTGGTTMQDALTQDSALFWESASGTETDWQKVDAQKPLDATSKLRLRLAFKLDAGALKAGSVLEYRLPDSIKLTSTEPVKGNVYTDATVKDPARTDTTSIGTYTIKDNVVAFTFDESVCTKNAGSADGKTAGEALGGYADIDLTFEDLACDADGTAKLALSDLVKLEVTKKVETALTENAAAESSSSGTPTAAEAASVDTSDEETSSEDVAASDVSAEGAKSAAKAAPVLLAANDNSTIDLTNYITSTEVQKLVNGNYQDATEFNDGDTVKVSIAYKLPKNTLTSNSRVVTYTLPDGIKPAKATSGNIESGGKTTVGTYTIDASGKATLTFNDDFSADGGAVVGTLKFTGTVSNSSTSSDKTINFGGSSSSITIKKHEETPSTDEHDIAVAKTATLSPDRRTINYEVIASTTKGTDGAVTITDKLDKYNTKNANPTYDVSSIAVKKIDANGTSTALNSSDYKLTLDNTSTDSNGGPNFKIENLPALSAGEKYVVDYTANVNATNTDTVKVPNNASAGYEGNIQWSSKIVGWDKDIQKTGTYDVNTGQIVWTITVNPNGEDISNWRVVDILTGGRKLTQKYCVKSADGSFSQYFGNAGDTSVDFSFSSIASQLSDTQKKGKFYIYVYTDAPDGDGQVTNSATSTNGFGETTSGTGTTDVKHRSWDVSKKHTTEQLDNDTKATEHWNSSVTLPEGNITSFTFTDTIENARDENGNDMGADSHYAIASELEKEFASTVVDGKKTNSGHLYIKVDGYNRYYYAGYNQAGSFYDSYYDSQDGLTQDVDIKVTYYDANGNEVSASDTTTHVKGFKVTVTLKDKVQVKAQTMELESYTTHVDHASAAEGSSWKISNTAAVGDKKATTTFDFGNQKKLDKQVKTGSEYGTDTYKSGDTTLNYDKTNGVLTYRLLLSTTEADSGKTIIVTDTLPDGATLVDGSVRANFFADENNQQTTNYNGTDFNGDQKPQATTSTVDGKTVMTVTTPNYKYYDDGNHQYSKIAIYYQLSVKDDPSWTKDRSKTYSNTAKWDSHSATSNTTIKRNAMKVAKSGEQLDKDGNPVKIGTDGKPTVTPSGEVRYYVEVNTGAEDLDPNSDELELTDTLNLDTGTTESLQPKLDPNSIKVYAYDITKDHHYDEGKEIADYRVKYDETTHKITVELPDKTACVLVYVYQLNDSFVDGKTISNNASLSGKFSADHTVTLKEVDSSATAEKARLVVYKTDEDDFHHTLKGATFELDYWDTASGSWNKINTQMPLTTDANGAITYDLEENADSLKANTLYRLKETEAPDGYACDAVRYFIWRASGVSADTAYGESKAANAKDDSGNAIQRSVIEFFSHAGGNMYITDKYTRVTVKKNWANDNGTTATAPSGASVRLQLYRSTKTMDKGDAVKVTVTSEGNTGQEKTKLDGTSDGVKYVKKGTDYTFQIAGYNGQTYTVYVDGVAKYTGTIDAFNTPVPVTLNGLTSDVTVDVKSDNYNAFSLSSKSWQDPKQILDGSSKTVVGDSVTVSAADSWIHNWDNLAQDDGNGHEYYYTVEELGYTVDGTYYEAGTSFKYAVSYFNNAGIQSGSITVTNSMPKSYVLPDTGGIGTHGYVLAGAAIAMGAATVLMLLRYMRRME; encoded by the coding sequence ATGAGCAGGATATTCGACAAGGCACAGAAGATGCTGGAGGACAACCGCCACAAGCACAGCTGGCACGGGGCAGCAGGGGCCTTGGGCATCGTCTTTGCCGCTGCTGTCGCAGTCCTTCTCGTCGGTACGGCGGTGGCACTCACGGGCGGTACGACGATGCAGGACGCCCTGACACAGGATTCCGCCCTCTTCTGGGAGTCCGCATCCGGTACGGAGACCGACTGGCAGAAGGTCGATGCACAGAAGCCTCTAGACGCCACCTCAAAGCTCCGCCTGCGTCTTGCTTTCAAGCTCGATGCCGGAGCGCTCAAGGCAGGAAGCGTCCTCGAGTATAGGCTTCCTGACAGTATCAAGCTCACGAGCACGGAGCCTGTCAAAGGGAATGTGTACACGGATGCAACTGTGAAGGACCCTGCTCGCACGGATACAACGTCTATCGGCACCTATACGATCAAGGACAACGTTGTCGCTTTCACATTCGACGAGAGTGTATGCACGAAGAATGCTGGCTCTGCAGACGGCAAGACGGCAGGGGAGGCGCTCGGCGGATATGCTGACATCGACCTCACATTCGAAGATCTTGCGTGTGACGCAGATGGTACGGCCAAGCTTGCGCTTTCCGATCTTGTGAAGCTCGAAGTCACGAAGAAGGTGGAGACAGCATTGACAGAAAACGCTGCAGCAGAGAGCTCTTCTTCCGGTACGCCTACTGCAGCAGAGGCAGCGTCCGTCGATACCTCTGACGAAGAGACGTCCAGCGAGGATGTTGCAGCCTCTGATGTCTCTGCCGAAGGCGCAAAGAGCGCAGCCAAGGCAGCACCAGTGCTTCTTGCAGCAAACGACAACAGCACGATTGACCTGACGAACTACATCACGAGCACAGAGGTGCAGAAGCTCGTGAACGGGAACTACCAGGATGCAACAGAGTTCAACGACGGCGATACCGTAAAGGTCTCCATCGCATACAAGCTTCCGAAGAACACTCTCACCTCGAACTCCAGAGTTGTTACATATACATTGCCTGATGGCATCAAGCCTGCCAAGGCCACAAGCGGCAACATCGAGAGCGGCGGCAAGACGACGGTCGGTACCTATACGATCGACGCTTCCGGCAAGGCGACGCTGACCTTCAACGATGATTTCTCAGCAGACGGCGGAGCAGTTGTGGGCACGCTCAAATTCACGGGCACCGTCTCAAACAGCAGCACGTCGAGCGACAAGACCATCAACTTTGGCGGCAGCTCTTCCAGCATCACGATCAAGAAGCATGAGGAGACTCCGTCGACAGACGAGCATGATATCGCTGTTGCCAAAACTGCTACGCTGAGCCCGGACAGGAGGACTATCAACTACGAGGTGATAGCTTCCACGACTAAGGGTACTGACGGTGCCGTCACCATCACTGACAAGCTGGACAAGTACAACACTAAGAATGCCAACCCCACCTACGATGTATCGTCCATCGCGGTGAAGAAGATCGATGCCAATGGTACTTCGACGGCGCTGAACTCCTCCGACTACAAGTTGACGCTCGACAATACGAGCACCGACAGCAATGGCGGTCCCAACTTCAAGATTGAGAACCTTCCTGCGCTCTCTGCAGGTGAAAAGTATGTGGTCGACTATACCGCCAATGTCAATGCCACGAACACCGACACGGTAAAGGTCCCGAACAACGCGAGCGCCGGCTATGAGGGCAATATCCAGTGGAGTTCGAAGATCGTCGGCTGGGACAAGGATATCCAGAAAACCGGTACCTACGATGTGAACACCGGCCAGATTGTCTGGACAATCACAGTGAACCCGAATGGTGAGGATATCTCCAATTGGAGGGTCGTCGACATCCTGACCGGTGGACGCAAGCTGACGCAGAAATACTGCGTGAAGAGTGCAGATGGCTCCTTCAGCCAGTATTTCGGCAATGCCGGTGATACCTCGGTCGATTTCAGTTTCTCGAGCATCGCCTCCCAGCTGAGCGACACCCAAAAGAAGGGGAAGTTCTACATCTACGTCTATACGGATGCCCCTGATGGTGACGGACAGGTGACCAACAGCGCTACTTCTACGAACGGTTTTGGCGAGACCACCTCAGGAACCGGTACCACGGATGTGAAGCACCGCTCTTGGGATGTATCGAAGAAACATACGACCGAGCAACTCGACAACGATACCAAGGCTACGGAGCACTGGAACTCTTCGGTCACACTGCCGGAAGGTAACATCACATCCTTCACCTTTACCGACACCATCGAGAATGCGAGAGACGAGAACGGCAATGATATGGGCGCGGACAGCCATTACGCTATCGCGTCCGAGCTCGAGAAGGAGTTTGCGAGCACCGTAGTCGATGGCAAGAAGACGAATTCGGGCCACCTCTACATCAAGGTCGATGGCTACAACAGGTACTACTATGCTGGCTACAACCAGGCTGGTTCCTTCTATGACAGCTACTATGATAGCCAGGATGGCCTAACGCAGGACGTAGACATCAAGGTCACCTACTACGATGCCAATGGTAATGAGGTCTCAGCCAGTGACACCACGACGCATGTGAAGGGCTTCAAGGTCACTGTCACGCTGAAGGACAAAGTACAGGTCAAAGCCCAGACCATGGAGCTCGAAAGCTACACGACCCATGTAGACCACGCAAGCGCAGCTGAGGGTTCATCTTGGAAGATCTCGAATACTGCTGCCGTGGGCGACAAGAAAGCTACGACCACCTTCGACTTCGGCAATCAGAAGAAGCTCGACAAGCAGGTGAAGACGGGCAGCGAGTATGGTACGGATACCTACAAGAGCGGCGATACCACACTGAACTATGACAAGACCAACGGCGTGCTGACCTACCGTCTGCTGCTGAGCACGACGGAAGCGGATTCCGGCAAGACTATCATCGTCACCGATACGCTGCCTGATGGGGCGACGCTCGTGGATGGCTCGGTGCGCGCCAACTTCTTTGCTGACGAGAACAACCAGCAGACGACCAACTACAACGGGACCGACTTCAACGGCGACCAGAAGCCGCAGGCCACGACTTCGACGGTGGATGGTAAGACGGTCATGACTGTCACTACCCCAAACTACAAGTACTACGATGATGGCAATCATCAGTATTCCAAGATCGCCATCTACTACCAGCTTTCCGTGAAGGACGATCCTTCCTGGACGAAGGACAGGTCGAAGACCTATAGCAATACGGCGAAGTGGGACAGCCACTCCGCCACATCCAACACGACCATCAAGCGCAATGCGATGAAGGTTGCCAAGTCCGGCGAGCAGCTGGACAAGGATGGCAATCCGGTGAAGATTGGCACAGATGGCAAGCCTACCGTCACGCCTTCCGGCGAGGTACGCTACTACGTGGAAGTTAACACGGGCGCAGAGGACCTCGACCCCAATTCGGACGAGCTGGAGCTCACCGATACGTTGAATCTCGACACCGGCACGACGGAATCGTTGCAACCGAAGCTCGACCCCAACTCCATCAAGGTCTATGCGTATGACATCACGAAGGACCATCACTACGACGAGGGCAAGGAGATTGCCGACTATCGCGTGAAGTACGATGAGACCACGCACAAGATCACGGTCGAGCTGCCTGACAAGACAGCCTGCGTACTGGTATATGTCTACCAGCTCAACGACAGCTTTGTAGACGGCAAGACGATCTCCAACAATGCATCGCTCTCCGGCAAGTTCAGCGCAGACCATACCGTGACGCTCAAGGAAGTCGATTCTTCCGCCACGGCCGAGAAGGCGCGTCTTGTCGTCTACAAGACGGACGAGGATGACTTCCACCATACACTTAAGGGTGCCACCTTCGAGCTGGACTACTGGGATACCGCTAGCGGCTCTTGGAACAAGATCAACACCCAGATGCCGCTGACTACCGATGCTAACGGTGCCATCACCTACGACCTCGAAGAGAACGCTGACAGCCTCAAGGCCAATACGCTGTATCGCCTGAAGGAGACGGAGGCTCCTGATGGCTATGCCTGCGACGCGGTGCGCTATTTCATCTGGAGGGCATCCGGTGTCTCTGCGGATACCGCCTATGGCGAGTCCAAGGCTGCGAATGCAAAGGACGATTCCGGCAACGCAATCCAGCGTTCCGTCATTGAGTTCTTCTCGCATGCCGGCGGCAACATGTATATTACGGACAAGTACACCCGCGTTACAGTGAAAAAGAACTGGGCGAACGATAATGGAACTACTGCGACTGCTCCTTCTGGTGCGAGCGTGCGGCTGCAGCTCTATCGCTCGACGAAGACGATGGATAAGGGCGATGCCGTTAAGGTCACTGTCACAAGCGAAGGGAATACTGGCCAGGAGAAGACGAAGCTGGATGGAACCTCTGATGGTGTGAAGTACGTCAAAAAGGGTACTGACTATACGTTCCAAATAGCTGGCTATAACGGGCAGACCTATACAGTCTACGTTGACGGTGTCGCGAAGTATACGGGCACGATTGACGCATTCAATACTCCAGTGCCGGTTACACTCAATGGTCTAACTTCAGACGTGACGGTCGATGTCAAGTCTGATAATTATAACGCGTTCTCACTCTCGTCCAAGTCCTGGCAGGATCCGAAGCAGATTTTGGATGGCTCCTCCAAGACAGTGGTGGGAGACTCCGTTACTGTGTCTGCGGCGGACAGCTGGATCCACAACTGGGACAACCTGGCTCAGGACGACGGGAACGGCCATGAGTATTACTACACCGTGGAGGAGCTGGGTTACACGGTGGATGGCACCTACTACGAAGCGGGTACAAGCTTCAAGTACGCTGTCTCCTACTTCAATAATGCTGGCATTCAGTCTGGCTCCATCACAGTGACGAACTCGATGCCGAAATCGTATGTCCTGCCTGATACGGGCGGTATCGGAACGCATGGGTATGTGCTTGCGGGTGCCGCCATCGCGATGGGTGCCGCTACAGTCCTAATGCTACTGAGGTACATGAGGAGAATGGAGTAA
- a CDS encoding Cna B-type domain-containing protein, producing MKREVLKRNEGLEVLGRYVTLRQLLITVVVAVAAALALVPGVALAAVPPTTGTLTVMGAVAGQQFHAYRVAEMAEDGTLSNVPACDKALESLGYSADDPAMSPETFDSSTSADTLRTAAETLSGCVVQDPSGFSGKDVTASGTQASFSGLARGLYLVVADQITVEGITYTASPILVSVPQTVQSREAGQAVGSWQTDVSVAAKMAKEERPSNRFRVTKLWKDTRTKRPESVRIQIMDGTELYKEVTLDASNSWSFSWEGAGDWSVREVDVPEGYVSSVSRIQDSNDASKTTGFEITNTEKSPKETPKEGVADMSDTNSLVLMLLLLVGGCALIAAGVAVSRKHGRP from the coding sequence ATGAAGCGCGAAGTTCTGAAGAGAAATGAAGGTCTGGAAGTGTTGGGACGCTATGTCACGCTCAGGCAGTTACTGATTACAGTGGTGGTAGCTGTGGCTGCAGCGCTTGCGCTCGTGCCGGGCGTGGCTCTGGCAGCTGTGCCGCCTACGACTGGCACGCTTACCGTCATGGGTGCTGTTGCGGGGCAGCAGTTCCATGCCTATCGTGTGGCCGAGATGGCAGAAGATGGCACGCTTTCAAATGTGCCTGCCTGCGACAAGGCGCTCGAAAGCCTTGGCTACAGCGCGGATGACCCGGCCATGAGCCCTGAGACGTTCGATTCCTCGACGAGCGCAGATACGCTCCGCACGGCAGCAGAGACGCTCTCCGGCTGTGTGGTGCAGGACCCTTCCGGCTTCTCTGGGAAGGACGTCACTGCATCCGGCACCCAGGCGAGCTTCTCCGGCCTTGCACGCGGACTTTACCTTGTCGTGGCTGACCAGATAACGGTTGAGGGGATAACGTACACGGCAAGCCCGATTCTCGTGAGCGTGCCGCAGACAGTACAGAGCAGAGAGGCTGGCCAGGCTGTTGGTAGCTGGCAGACAGATGTGAGCGTTGCAGCAAAGATGGCGAAGGAGGAGAGACCCTCCAATCGCTTCCGCGTCACGAAGCTCTGGAAGGATACGAGGACGAAAAGGCCCGAGTCCGTGCGCATCCAGATTATGGATGGCACAGAGCTCTACAAGGAAGTTACACTCGACGCCTCGAACAGCTGGAGCTTTTCCTGGGAAGGCGCGGGCGACTGGTCTGTGCGTGAGGTCGATGTGCCGGAAGGCTACGTGAGTTCCGTGAGCAGGATTCAGGATTCGAATGACGCCTCAAAGACAACCGGTTTCGAGATTACGAACACAGAGAAGTCGCCTAAGGAGACGCCCAAAGAGGGTGTCGCCGACATGAGCGATACGAACAGCCTGGTGCTGATGCTTTTACTTCTTGTTGGTGGCTGCGCTCTTATTGCAGCAGGCGTCGCAGTAAGCAGGAAGCACGGACGCCCTTGA
- a CDS encoding class C sortase, with the protein MARDIAEKKTDAAEDAAEESGSDEVAEAAPHASRRHPHHGRHMAEILLGCVLVAGIAMILYPTVSDWWNGMHQSEAVATYQKAVADTSAQKMQRMWDAAVAYNARLPHDASRFEMTDEERAEYDSLLDVTGTGIMGYVSIPKINVELPIYHGTDDATLQIGVGHIPGSSLPVGGEGTHCVISGHRGLPSARLFTDIDQLTEGDLFTLNVCGKSLSYQVDQIRIVLPDELDDLAIDDGLDLCTLVTCTPYGVNTHRLLVRGHRVSVPGRVAIDGDATQVNPVLAAAVVTAVAALVALLVHGIRQRRQGLKISAPAAQKGKDR; encoded by the coding sequence GTGGCACGGGACATAGCAGAGAAGAAGACGGATGCGGCAGAAGATGCCGCAGAGGAAAGTGGATCTGATGAAGTAGCAGAAGCTGCTCCCCATGCCTCGCGCCGTCATCCCCATCATGGAAGGCACATGGCAGAGATCCTGCTTGGCTGTGTCCTTGTGGCCGGTATCGCGATGATACTCTATCCGACGGTCTCTGACTGGTGGAACGGCATGCACCAGTCAGAAGCGGTTGCCACGTACCAGAAGGCAGTCGCCGACACATCGGCCCAGAAGATGCAGAGGATGTGGGATGCGGCTGTCGCATACAACGCCCGGCTTCCGCATGATGCCAGCAGGTTCGAGATGACAGACGAAGAGAGGGCAGAGTATGACAGTCTCCTCGATGTCACCGGCACCGGCATCATGGGATATGTCTCTATTCCAAAGATCAACGTGGAGCTTCCGATCTATCACGGCACGGATGATGCCACGCTCCAGATAGGCGTGGGACATATTCCTGGCTCCTCCCTCCCGGTCGGAGGAGAGGGGACCCATTGTGTCATTTCCGGCCACCGCGGACTTCCGTCCGCACGCCTGTTCACGGACATTGACCAGCTGACCGAGGGAGACCTCTTCACTCTCAATGTCTGTGGAAAGTCGCTTTCCTATCAGGTGGACCAGATCAGGATCGTTCTGCCTGATGAGCTGGATGACCTGGCAATCGACGACGGGCTCGACCTCTGCACGCTCGTGACCTGTACGCCATACGGCGTGAATACGCACAGACTCCTTGTCAGGGGACACCGCGTATCCGTTCCGGGTAGGGTAGCGATCGACGGAGATGCCACACAGGTGAACCCTGTGCTTGCAGCTGCAGTCGTCACGGCAGTCGCAGCGCTCGTGGCTCTCCTTGTTCACGGCATCAGACAGAGACGGCAGGGCTTGAAGATATCTGCTCCGGCAGCGCAGAAGGGCAAGGACAGATGA
- a CDS encoding SpaH/EbpB family LPXTG-anchored major pilin — translation MRKTKDLLKCALSAILAVAMALVLLPANALAADTYTLTLKGTTTGHTYEAYQIFTGDLSTGTDGTKTLSNVQWGPGVTYTGTETASEVAEKLANRTMTIEQLEEKLTLTTPAKTVTSAEGSTVIDGLDAGYYLVKDKDGTQTDTSDAYTKFIVQVVGDATSAIKSGVPTVTKKVKDTNDSTGVTSDWQDSADADVNDDVSYQISGTLPSNYADYSTYKYVFTDTISKGLTYTAKNAKITLYKDAVDTKGIDITSHFTEAIVDYSGTDTNYTGGRVLTWTENDKEGLKAIDGITSESKIVVTYTAKLNSDAKIGAAGNPNKVDLTYSNNPNRGGDGKTGKTPEDKNIVFTYKVTVNKVDQNKKSLAGAGFTLYKKDASGKWNQVKQYTAGNETSFEFKGLDDGDYKLSETKTPTGYNTISDIEFTISAQHDTTADDPKLLSLSGDTKTGTATWTADTNAGSLSTDVVNKRGSILPSTGGMGTTVLYIGGAVLAAAAAFGIYQLHKKDKEA, via the coding sequence ATGAGAAAGACTAAGGATCTGCTCAAGTGCGCCCTATCTGCCATTTTGGCAGTGGCCATGGCGCTCGTGCTGCTGCCGGCAAACGCGCTGGCTGCAGACACCTACACGCTGACGCTCAAGGGTACCACTACGGGCCACACCTATGAGGCATACCAGATCTTCACAGGTGACCTCTCGACAGGAACTGATGGCACCAAGACGCTCTCCAACGTGCAGTGGGGCCCCGGTGTCACATATACTGGTACCGAGACAGCCTCCGAGGTTGCTGAGAAGCTTGCGAACAGGACGATGACCATTGAACAGCTTGAAGAGAAGCTTACGCTCACGACGCCGGCTAAGACCGTCACGTCCGCTGAGGGCTCCACGGTCATCGATGGCCTCGATGCAGGTTACTACCTCGTGAAGGACAAGGACGGCACCCAGACTGACACCTCCGACGCCTACACGAAGTTCATTGTCCAGGTCGTGGGCGACGCCACGTCGGCCATCAAGTCTGGTGTCCCGACTGTGACCAAGAAGGTCAAGGACACGAACGACTCCACGGGGGTGACCTCTGACTGGCAGGACTCTGCTGACGCTGATGTTAACGACGACGTGTCCTACCAGATCAGCGGCACGCTGCCCAGCAACTATGCTGACTATTCGACCTACAAGTATGTCTTCACGGATACCATATCCAAGGGCCTGACGTATACCGCCAAGAACGCCAAGATCACGCTGTACAAGGATGCCGTGGACACCAAGGGTATCGACATCACCTCTCACTTCACCGAGGCAATTGTAGACTACTCTGGTACTGATACCAACTACACCGGCGGCCGGGTCCTCACTTGGACCGAGAATGACAAAGAGGGTCTGAAGGCCATCGACGGCATCACCAGCGAGTCCAAGATAGTCGTAACCTACACCGCCAAACTGAATTCCGATGCCAAGATCGGTGCAGCCGGCAATCCCAACAAAGTCGATCTCACCTACTCCAATAACCCGAACAGGGGCGGAGACGGCAAGACTGGTAAGACCCCTGAGGACAAAAACATCGTCTTCACCTACAAGGTAACCGTGAACAAGGTTGACCAGAACAAGAAGTCCCTTGCTGGTGCAGGCTTCACCCTGTACAAGAAGGATGCAAGTGGGAAATGGAACCAGGTCAAGCAGTACACCGCAGGCAACGAGACGTCCTTCGAGTTCAAGGGCCTCGACGACGGCGATTACAAGCTCTCCGAGACCAAGACTCCCACCGGATACAACACTATCAGCGATATCGAGTTCACGATTTCCGCACAGCATGACACGACCGCAGATGACCCAAAGCTCCTCTCGCTTTCCGGCGACACGAAGACAGGCACGGCTACGTGGACTGCAGACACCAATGCTGGCTCCCTCTCAACCGATGTCGTGAACAAGAGGGGCTCCATTCTCCCGTCCACAGGCGGCATGGGCACGACTGTGCTCTATATCGGCGGCGCAGTTCTTGCTGCAGCAGCGGCCTTCGGCATCTACCAGCTCCACAAGAAGGACAAAGAGGCCTAA
- the lepB gene encoding signal peptidase I — translation MSEMPSESERAAKTELPTLREVEAELARTESQLHHHDRNRTLTIVLATAFAAAVLLSLFVFPLFRIYGESMAPTLEEGDIVLATRSGSYSTGDLVAFSFNNKILTKRIIAGPGDWVDIDDNGTVYVNGQELQEPYLSDGAKGLGQCDISLPYQVPESKYFVMGDRRLVSVDSRLQQVGCIPTEQIVGKLVLRIWPLPTFGFLQ, via the coding sequence ATGAGCGAGATGCCATCCGAGAGCGAGAGGGCTGCAAAGACTGAGCTTCCGACCCTTAGAGAGGTCGAAGCAGAGCTTGCGCGCACCGAGTCCCAGCTTCATCACCATGACCGCAATCGCACGCTCACGATCGTGCTTGCCACTGCTTTCGCAGCGGCAGTGCTGCTGTCCCTTTTCGTGTTCCCGCTCTTTCGGATCTACGGCGAATCGATGGCGCCGACGCTCGAAGAGGGGGACATCGTGCTTGCCACGCGCTCTGGCTCCTACAGCACAGGCGATCTCGTGGCGTTCTCCTTCAACAACAAGATCCTGACGAAGCGCATCATCGCAGGTCCTGGCGACTGGGTCGATATCGATGACAACGGGACGGTCTACGTGAATGGTCAGGAACTCCAGGAGCCCTATCTTTCGGATGGAGCGAAGGGCCTGGGGCAGTGCGACATCAGCCTTCCGTATCAGGTGCCCGAGAGCAAGTACTTCGTTATGGGCGACAGAAGACTCGTCTCCGTCGATTCGCGCCTGCAGCAGGTCGGCTGCATACCCACAGAGCAGATCGTAGGTAAGCTCGTTCTGCGCATCTGGCCGCTCCCAACTTTCGGCTTTCTCCAATAG